One Pleurocapsa sp. PCC 7327 DNA segment encodes these proteins:
- a CDS encoding Gfo/Idh/MocA family protein, producing MKTGIAILGVGRWGVHWVRNFFHHPQAEVLAIVDRSAQRLAECREKFHLDETKVVLAKDWEAVRQLKGINAVVVATPASTHYPLIADALRLGYHVLAEKPLTLDPSECLELTRLAQQQQRQLLVDHTYLFHPAVERGRQVARSQQLGELRYGYANRTHLGPVRQDVDALWDLAIHDIAIFNDWLGQIPTQVQARGSVWLQEGLPDLVWATLIYPNGFQAILHLCWLNPDKQRRLCLVGTQGSLIFDEMNLQAPLMLQHGHFQKQGEGFIPVGQSSEVLEIEAAEPLKKVCDRFLQMIGSRETCSFSSGWIGAQLVQILSCLSLSLQRRGEIISVPQLHQSANGE from the coding sequence ATGAAAACTGGAATTGCTATTTTAGGAGTCGGACGTTGGGGTGTCCATTGGGTGCGAAATTTTTTCCACCATCCTCAAGCCGAAGTTCTTGCCATTGTCGATCGCTCTGCTCAAAGATTAGCAGAATGTCGCGAGAAATTTCATCTCGACGAGACGAAAGTAGTTCTCGCCAAAGATTGGGAAGCGGTACGACAGCTAAAAGGCATCAATGCAGTAGTCGTGGCTACGCCTGCTTCGACTCATTATCCACTCATTGCCGATGCGTTACGGCTTGGCTATCATGTTTTGGCGGAAAAACCCCTTACCCTCGATCCGAGTGAATGCTTAGAACTGACGCGCCTTGCTCAACAACAACAGCGACAGTTATTAGTCGATCATACCTATTTATTTCATCCTGCCGTGGAACGAGGTCGGCAGGTAGCGCGATCGCAACAGTTAGGAGAGTTGCGCTATGGTTATGCCAATCGTACCCATTTAGGACCAGTCCGTCAAGATGTGGATGCTTTGTGGGACTTAGCAATTCACGATATTGCTATTTTTAATGATTGGTTGGGGCAAATTCCTACGCAGGTACAGGCTAGGGGAAGCGTTTGGTTGCAAGAGGGTTTGCCAGATTTAGTTTGGGCAACGCTGATTTATCCCAACGGGTTTCAAGCCATTCTTCATTTGTGTTGGTTGAATCCCGACAAACAGCGACGACTCTGTTTGGTGGGAACGCAGGGAAGTTTGATTTTTGACGAGATGAACTTACAAGCACCGCTAATGCTTCAGCATGGCCATTTTCAAAAGCAAGGAGAAGGGTTTATTCCTGTCGGACAATCAAGCGAGGTGTTGGAAATCGAAGCGGCCGAACCGTTAAAAAAAGTTTGCGATCGCTTTTTGCAAATGATTGGTTCTCGCGAAACTTGCTCCTTTTCTTCTGGTTGGATTGGCGCTCAATTAGTTC
- a CDS encoding GbsR/MarR family transcriptional regulator: MDEEQRQFEIKRLIEESGLLFEMEGLPRMAGQIIGHLLFSRSPLVSSAELAEALQVTKGVISTTSRLLIQVELIERVKLMGDRRDYFRLKKRPWFHSFKQELYLISAYRQMAQRGLQAIEDYESERKEALQEMFELYSFLEREFPALIDRWEQEWATKQSKNSQKK; this comes from the coding sequence TTGGACGAAGAGCAACGTCAGTTTGAGATTAAACGACTCATTGAGGAATCGGGTCTTTTATTTGAGATGGAGGGATTGCCTCGCATGGCGGGGCAGATTATTGGTCACTTGCTCTTTTCTCGATCGCCTCTAGTTTCCAGTGCAGAACTAGCAGAAGCGCTTCAGGTTACTAAGGGTGTCATTAGTACAACAAGTCGCCTTCTCATTCAGGTAGAACTGATCGAACGAGTTAAATTAATGGGCGATCGCCGCGATTATTTCCGGCTAAAAAAACGTCCCTGGTTCCACTCGTTTAAGCAAGAGTTATATCTAATCTCAGCTTACCGTCAGATGGCTCAGCGGGGGTTGCAGGCGATCGAAGACTACGAAAGCGAACGCAAGGAAGCACTCCAAGAAATGTTTGAGTTATATTCCTTCTTAGAACGAGAATTTCCGGCTTTAATTGACCGATGGGAGCAAGAATGGGCAACCAAACAAAGTAAAAATTCTCAAAAGAAATAG
- a CDS encoding 4-hydroxy-3-methylbut-2-enyl diphosphate reductase: MDTKAFKRSLQQSENYHRKGFGREAEVMGVLNTEYQSNLIQEIRHNNYRLQRGEVTIRLAEAFGFCWGVERAVAMAYETRQHFPTERIWITNEIIHNPSVNQRLQEMEVGFISVVDGKKDFSAVESGDVVILPAFGASVAEMQLLNDKGCTIVDTTCPWVSKVWNSVEKHKKRDYTSIIHGKYNHEETIATSSFAGTYLVVLNLEQANYVCDYILNGGNREEFLTKFKNAYSEGFDPDRDLEQIGIANQTTMLKSETEQIGKLFERTMLKKYGPTELDRHFMSFNTICDATQERQDAMFNLVEENLTLMLVIGGYNSSNTTHLQEIAIERGIPSYHIDSAARIGPGNRIEHKPLGKDLEVTENWLPDGSIVVGVTSGASTPDKIVEEAIEKIFELKGLVAIA; encoded by the coding sequence ATGGATACCAAAGCCTTTAAGCGCTCGCTGCAACAGTCTGAAAACTACCACCGTAAGGGATTCGGTCGCGAAGCCGAAGTCATGGGGGTTTTGAATACCGAATATCAAAGCAATCTGATTCAAGAAATCCGCCACAATAACTATCGGCTGCAACGGGGAGAAGTTACGATTCGACTGGCGGAAGCATTCGGTTTTTGTTGGGGAGTCGAACGCGCAGTCGCAATGGCGTATGAAACCCGTCAGCACTTCCCCACCGAACGGATTTGGATTACCAATGAAATCATTCATAACCCGTCAGTGAATCAGCGTTTGCAGGAGATGGAAGTAGGATTTATTTCTGTTGTAGACGGCAAAAAAGATTTTTCCGCTGTCGAGAGCGGCGATGTCGTGATTTTACCCGCCTTCGGTGCCAGCGTCGCGGAAATGCAACTGCTCAACGACAAAGGTTGCACGATTGTGGATACGACTTGTCCTTGGGTATCTAAAGTATGGAATTCGGTCGAAAAGCATAAAAAACGCGATTATACTTCCATTATCCACGGCAAATACAATCATGAAGAAACGATCGCGACCAGTTCTTTTGCAGGAACCTATTTAGTCGTCCTTAACTTAGAACAGGCAAATTACGTCTGCGACTATATTCTCAACGGCGGCAATAGAGAAGAATTTCTGACGAAATTTAAGAATGCCTATTCAGAAGGCTTCGATCCCGACAGGGATTTGGAACAAATTGGCATTGCCAACCAAACTACCATGCTCAAAAGCGAAACCGAACAAATCGGCAAGCTTTTTGAGCGAACCATGCTTAAGAAATATGGTCCCACGGAGTTAGATCGGCATTTTATGAGCTTCAATACTATCTGCGATGCCACTCAAGAACGTCAGGATGCAATGTTTAACCTCGTCGAAGAAAATTTAACTTTGATGTTGGTCATCGGCGGCTACAACTCGTCTAACACGACTCACCTGCAAGAAATCGCGATCGAGCGCGGCATTCCTTCTTATCATATCGACAGTGCGGCTCGTATTGGTCCAGGCAATCGCATCGAACACAAACCACTAGGTAAGGATTTAGAAGTGACAGAAAATTGGCTGCCCGATGGTTCAATCGTTGTTGGAGTCACTTCTGGTGCCTCTACCCCAGATAAGATCGTAGAAGAGGCGATCGAGAAAATATTTGAATTGAAGGGATTGGTAGCGATCGCTTAA
- a CDS encoding VWA domain-containing protein — translation MIAGRMRVLSLLISVFLLTALGGCNSNNTEEEVSQPSVTIEPTAESLTPERSPELAEDEAEAFYQELLAQHGENYHECLQPVEIELREAEKPDGFGESAPPSPKQLNVLVALDSSGSMAESVSGGQKIDIAKSAIAQFVSGLPKAAKVGLTVFGHKGSNSAADKAASCAGIENIYPLAQLDKPQFTESVKSFQPTGYTPLAATLERLQQNLSAYDGADHQNVVYLVSDGIETCDGDPVAAAKKLHASNAKVIVNVIGFDVNNEAQRQLKAVAEAGGGKFFSARNAADLQDVFRNRLQETIEFSRYQTTNRIDQGRVSTIMSIAIGKFSTCVSINLGRESTAISLTLGRLSPDDPRRKYSQYVKQKLRTRHENIQDWRDRVVGELENRRDVTLEKLQQDLDEVTREFTENMGNTNSP, via the coding sequence ATGATAGCTGGTCGAATGCGCGTACTTTCGCTACTAATCTCGGTCTTTTTGTTGACTGCCTTGGGAGGCTGCAACTCTAATAACACCGAAGAAGAGGTAAGCCAACCCAGCGTCACTATCGAACCAACTGCCGAGTCATTGACTCCAGAGCGATCGCCTGAGTTAGCTGAGGATGAAGCCGAAGCTTTCTATCAGGAATTGCTAGCTCAACATGGAGAAAATTATCACGAATGTCTCCAACCCGTTGAAATTGAATTGCGAGAAGCCGAGAAACCCGATGGCTTTGGGGAGTCTGCCCCGCCGTCGCCCAAGCAACTCAATGTGCTAGTTGCCCTTGATTCGTCCGGTTCGATGGCTGAAAGCGTCAGCGGCGGTCAAAAGATCGATATCGCCAAAAGCGCGATCGCTCAGTTTGTTAGCGGGTTGCCCAAAGCAGCTAAAGTAGGCTTGACCGTATTCGGTCACAAAGGCTCTAACTCAGCAGCAGATAAAGCTGCCTCTTGTGCGGGGATAGAAAATATTTATCCTTTGGCGCAACTCGATAAACCGCAGTTTACCGAGTCGGTCAAATCTTTTCAACCGACGGGTTATACGCCGCTAGCAGCCACATTGGAGCGCTTACAGCAAAATCTATCGGCTTACGACGGTGCCGACCATCAGAATGTCGTCTATCTCGTTTCAGACGGCATCGAAACTTGCGATGGCGATCCAGTGGCAGCCGCCAAGAAATTACACGCCTCCAACGCTAAAGTCATCGTTAACGTAATAGGATTTGACGTAAACAACGAAGCGCAACGGCAGTTGAAAGCGGTTGCCGAAGCAGGCGGCGGCAAATTTTTCTCGGCTCGAAATGCGGCTGATTTGCAAGATGTATTTAGAAACCGCCTTCAAGAAACGATCGAATTTTCTAGATACCAGACAACAAACAGGATCGACCAAGGTAGAGTATCTACAATAATGAGCATCGCAATTGGCAAGTTTTCTACCTGCGTCAGTATAAATTTGGGTCGCGAATCTACAGCTATTAGTCTAACTCTAGGACGTTTATCGCCCGACGACCCGCGCAGAAAGTATAGCCAATACGTTAAGCAAAAGCTGCGAACAAGGCACGAAAACATCCAAGATTGGCGCGATCGCGTTGTGGGCGAGCTAGAAAATCGTCGAGACGTAACGCTTGAAAAACTACAACAAGACCTAGATGAAGTCACCCGCGAGTTTACAGAAAATATGGGCAATACCAATTCGCCTTAA